One window from the genome of Manis pentadactyla isolate mManPen7 chromosome 15, mManPen7.hap1, whole genome shotgun sequence encodes:
- the AGRP gene encoding agouti-related protein — MLTAVLLSCALLLAPPAVQGAQMGLAPLEGIRRPNQALFSDLPGLGLLPPLKRTTTEQAEAAQLQEAEALAELLDPEGREARSPRRCVRLQESCLGHQVPCCDPCATCYCRFFNAFCYCRKLGTATNPCSRT, encoded by the exons ATGCTGACCGCAGTGCTGCTGAGCTGTGCCCTGCTGCTGGCACCACCTGCTGTGCAGGGGGCCCAGATGGGCTTGGCTCCCCTGGAGGGCATCAGAAGGCCTAACCAGGCCCTGTTCTCAGACCTCCCAG GCCTGGGCCTGCTACCCCCACTAAAGAGGACAACTACAGAACAGGCGGAGGCAGCTCAGCTGCAGGAGGCTGAAGCCTTGGCAGAG TTGCTAGACCCTGAAGGACGCGAGGCACGCTCCCCACGTCGCTGTGTACGGCTGCAAGAGTCCTGTCTGGGACACCAGGTACCATGCTGCGACCCATGTGCCACATGCTACTGCCGTTTTTTCAACGCCTTCTGCTACTGCCGCAAGCTGGGTACTGCCACGAACCCCTGCAGCCGTACCTAG